The sequence below is a genomic window from Photobacterium atrarenae.
CAGGTTTCCGCCTGGATGCAGTCCATGGGTGACGATGCGGCCTGGGACTACATGGAAAAACTGGATAAGAATATTGCCCACTATACTCACTCGGGCTCCAAGCCTTGTGTTCAGGCCGGGATGGGAGAAGTGGCCATCGGTATTTCCATGGCGATCCGTGGCGCGAAACTGAAAACCCAAGGCGCACCAATCGATATCATCATGCCGACCGGCGGTGTGGGTTGGGAATCGGAAGCGGTGGGCCTGGTGAACACCCAATCGGATGCGGCGAAGCGCCTGGTTGACTGGTCATTGTCGAAAGAAGCCAATCATTTGTACAACGCCTTCTACCCGGTAGTCGGCCACAAAGCGGTTAACAAGCCGGTGAAAAACTATCCGGATGTTGAACGTGCCATGGTGAAAATGGACTTCTCAAAAATGGCCGTCAGTCGTCAGGAGGTGCTAAAAACCTGGTCTGCCAAATTTGACGCCAAGTCTGAGCCACGCTCATAAGCGTGCTTGATTGGTCTTGAAACACCAAGAAAGAGTGATGGTGAGCAGCCATCACTCTTTTTTATACCAATCTGATCCAGCCTCTCGGCTATGAATGATGAGACAAATAACCCGAGATTGGTTCAGGTTGGCAGGTCACAACCACTTAGTGTTGTTTATCTTTCAGAATCGCTTCTTCGGCTTCGGGCAGCACGGCTTGCTCTTGCTGCTCCCACTTCGCATCCAGTACCGCTAGCTCTTTCTTCATTTCTGATAACTCACGTTCCATATACGAAATATTTCGAATCAGCATTTTCCTTTCCATCACTTATTCCTTGTTAGATTAAGCTCATGTGGATAGTAGCAATATTGAATGGATTAAAACGCGGCTCTCTATTCAATAATCTTTTTTCACGCCAAGTAAAAAAAGGTCATTCAGGTAGAGTTAAGTATTAACCCGATGACAGAAATTTACCACCTGAACTGTCTTTTTTTCGTCAAGTAGCTGTCATCGAAGTGTAATTAGGTCGGTGTATGTTTGGTATATACCAAATAAATCGAGCTAAACCATGAATACCTATCTGAAGATTGAACATCTCAGTAAGCAGTACGGCCAATTTACTGCGCTGACAGACATCTCTCTCGACATTCACAAAGGCGAATTCATCTGCTTCCTCGGCCCTTCCGGGTGTGGCAAAACCACCCTGCTGCGGGCCATTGCCGGTCTGGATCTCGCATCTTCAGGCAAGATCACCCAACAAGGCCAGGAAACCACGTTCCTGCCACCGGAACAGCGCGATTTCGGCATTGTGTTTCAATCCTACGCCCTGTTCCCGAACCTGACTGTAGCTGAGAATATCGGTCTGGGACTGCGCAACCAGGGCAAGAGCATAAAAGAAGTGGATGAAACCGTCAGCCACTGGCTCAATCTCATCGGCCTGGCTGATGCCGGAGTGAAATTCCCAAACCAGCTTTCCGGCGGTCAGCAACAACGTATTGCGCTGGCCCGTGCCCTCTCATTATCCCCAGGATTGTTACTGCTTGATGAACCTTTGTCAGCACTGGACGCCAAAGTTCGCGGCCACCTGCGAGAGGAAATCCGCCGCCTGCAGCGCCAGTTGGGGATCACCACCATCATGGTGACCCATGATCAGGAAGAAGCCCTGGCAATGGCCGACCGCATTATGGTGATGAACCATGGCTGTATCGAGCAGGTCGGTACCCCGGAAGAAATTTACCAACAACCGGCATCGCGCTTTGTCGCCGATTTTGTCGGCAACATGAACTTTATTGCCGGCTCCGTGGTCAGCGACACCCAAATCCGCATCGGTGAAACCCTGTTGCCAAAACCTGCCGAACACCTCAAGCGCGGTGATATGCTGGAGCTTGGCCTGCGCCCGGAAGATCTCCACTTTACCGACATCGGCGAATCGGGTGAAGCCAGCTTCCCGGTGATGGTCGAAGATCTGGAGTTTCAGGGCACCTTTGTCCGGGCTGAATGTAAATTGCAGGGTGAGCACAACGCGCCGACGCTCCGCGTCGATGTGCCGATCCGTGAACTTCGCCGTCTGGCACTGAAGCGCGGGCACTACCATCGGGTTAACCTGTCGCAAAAACACACCCACATTTTTCTGGCGGGGCAATCATGATGGCGACCAAAATGACTTCGATCACCAGCGAACCCGCAATGACCCGCGCTCAAGCCAGCGGCAAGCAGCGACTCTACCGGCTCAGAAATGCCTTCAGCCGCGATAACCTGATCCTGGGCATCGTGCTCAGCGGGGTGGCCATCATCATGGCCCTGTTTGTCCTCGCCCCACTGGGTGCCATGCTGCAGAAAAGTGTCCTCGACCGTGACGGCAATTTTGTCGGCATGGCCAATTTTGCCGAATACTTTGCCTCACCGGCACTGTGGCTCTCACTGCAAAACACCATGGCGATTGGCCTCATCGTCACCATGGCGGTCGGTTTGCTGGCCTTCGGCTATGCCTACGCCCTGACCCGCAGCTGCATGCCGTTTAAAGGATTGTTTACCGTCATCGGCGCAGCGCCAATTCTGGCCCCTTCACTGCTGCCGGCGATCAGTCTGATTTATCTGTTCGGGAATCAGGGGATTGCCAAAGACTGGTTGATGGGCTATTCCGTCTACGGCCCGATCGGCATTGCCCTGGGCCTGATCTTCTGGACGTTTCCGCACGCGGTGATGATCCTCACCACCTCGCTGAAAACCTCCGATGCGCGCTTGTATGAAGCCGCGCGGGCACTCAATACCTCGCCGTTTAAAACCTTCTTCATCGTTACGCTTCCGGCCGCGAAATACGGCCTGATCAGTGCGCTGATCGTGGTCTTCACCCTGGTGGTGTGCGACTTCGGCGTACCGAAGGTTATTGGCGGACAATACAATGTGCTGGCGACGGATATCTTCAAACAGGTGGTCGGTCAGCAAAACTTCTCGATGGGTGCGGTCACCAGTGTGATCCTGCTGCTCCCTGCCCTGCTGGCTTTCGCCGCCGATCGCTGGGTACAGAAAAAACAACAAGGGTTATTTGATTCGCGCTCGGTGGCCTACACACCGGCCCCGCACAAAGTCCGGGACGGCCTGTGCTTGCTGTTCTGTGCCGGGATCGCAGTCGCCATTCTGGCGGTCATTGGCATGGCGGTGTACGGCTCGCTGGTGACCTTCTGGCCCTGGAACCTGACCCTGAGCCTGAACAACTATAACTTTGCCGAATTCAGCACTTATGGCTGGGCACCGTATTTCAACTCGATTCAGCTCGCCAGCCTGGTTGCACTTCTCGGTACAGTGGTGATCTTCATCGGGGCTTACTGTATCGAGAAAGGTCGCAGCTTCAGTCCGCTACGCAACCTGCTCCAGATGATTGCGATTGTCCCAATGGCCGTCCCCGGCATGGTGTTGGGTCTGGGCTATATCTTTTTCTTTAACCATCATGCGAACCCGATGGCGGTTCTGTACGGCACCATGACGCTCCTGGTGGTCAACACGGTGATCCACTACTACACGGTCGGCCATATGACCGCCTTGACCGCGCTCAAGCAGCTGCCGGCAGAAGTCGAGGCCATTTCGGCCTCAATCAAGATGCCGCAGTACAAAGTGTTTTTCAAAGTGACGGTTCCGGTCTGTATGCCAGCGATTCTCGAAATCGCGGTCTACCTGTTCGTCAATGCCATGACCACCACTTCGGCCATTGTGTTCCTGTACGCGACCGATACCATGCCGGCCTCTGTCTCCGTGCTGAATATGGATGATGCCGGTCAGACCGGTCCGGCGGCCGCGATGGCCGTCATGATCCTGCTCACCGCGGCAGGGGTAAAGCTGGCACATGTTGCAACGGGGCGCTTCATTGAGCGCTCGACCCAAGCCTGGCGAAAACGCTGAGCAA
It includes:
- a CDS encoding putative 2-aminoethylphosphonate ABC transporter ATP-binding protein, which codes for MNTYLKIEHLSKQYGQFTALTDISLDIHKGEFICFLGPSGCGKTTLLRAIAGLDLASSGKITQQGQETTFLPPEQRDFGIVFQSYALFPNLTVAENIGLGLRNQGKSIKEVDETVSHWLNLIGLADAGVKFPNQLSGGQQQRIALARALSLSPGLLLLDEPLSALDAKVRGHLREEIRRLQRQLGITTIMVTHDQEEALAMADRIMVMNHGCIEQVGTPEEIYQQPASRFVADFVGNMNFIAGSVVSDTQIRIGETLLPKPAEHLKRGDMLELGLRPEDLHFTDIGESGEASFPVMVEDLEFQGTFVRAECKLQGEHNAPTLRVDVPIRELRRLALKRGHYHRVNLSQKHTHIFLAGQS
- a CDS encoding putative 2-aminoethylphosphonate ABC transporter permease subunit; the protein is MTRAQASGKQRLYRLRNAFSRDNLILGIVLSGVAIIMALFVLAPLGAMLQKSVLDRDGNFVGMANFAEYFASPALWLSLQNTMAIGLIVTMAVGLLAFGYAYALTRSCMPFKGLFTVIGAAPILAPSLLPAISLIYLFGNQGIAKDWLMGYSVYGPIGIALGLIFWTFPHAVMILTTSLKTSDARLYEAARALNTSPFKTFFIVTLPAAKYGLISALIVVFTLVVCDFGVPKVIGGQYNVLATDIFKQVVGQQNFSMGAVTSVILLLPALLAFAADRWVQKKQQGLFDSRSVAYTPAPHKVRDGLCLLFCAGIAVAILAVIGMAVYGSLVTFWPWNLTLSLNNYNFAEFSTYGWAPYFNSIQLASLVALLGTVVIFIGAYCIEKGRSFSPLRNLLQMIAIVPMAVPGMVLGLGYIFFFNHHANPMAVLYGTMTLLVVNTVIHYYTVGHMTALTALKQLPAEVEAISASIKMPQYKVFFKVTVPVCMPAILEIAVYLFVNAMTTTSAIVFLYATDTMPASVSVLNMDDAGQTGPAAAMAVMILLTAAGVKLAHVATGRFIERSTQAWRKR